The DNA sequence ACTGAGCCGATCCCCAAAAGAGACGGCGCCGGCCTGAGCCTCTACCGAGTCGTCCGCGAGCTGCAGATACTCCTCGCGACCTGGACCGGCGCCTGCCCCACCTGTCACCGCGACATACCGGACCCTGCACCAACATGACCAAGCCCTACTAGTGCTGTGACCGCAAAGGTTCGCCGGGTTGCCTGGCAGGATCTCCCCATGCTTGATGAGAAGCTCGACGCGCTTGCGCAGATGATGGCAGAGCACATGGCCAGGCCGTTCCCGCCCGGCTTCCGCGGCCTGGACATCGAGGGCCGGGACATGGTGATGCTCGACTCGGACGCCTATGCCTACGCCGCCTGCGTCCACGAAGACCTGCTCAGCGAACAGGCCCACGCACGCCTGACGCGGCTGACGTCGGCGTTCGGGAAGGTCCTTCCGGCGATCGACGACGAGTACGCGGCCAAGTACTACACGCATCTGCACCACATGGTCGTGCTGTCTGCCGAGATCGAGAGCCAGCGCAAGAAGTAGTCCTTGCCAGGAGTGCAGCAAACCCGGTGAATCTTTGCGGTCAGAGCTAGCGAGGGTTGTCGTCCTCCGGCGTCGGATGCGGGGAGGTGGCCTGCGGGTTGGCGTGCGTCTTCTGGACGTAGCTTTCGCAGTGCTCCTGGGAGCCGGTCACCCCGACCTCGTCGAACCCGGCCGGTACGGGCGTGTCCGTGGGCCAGACCGAGTGCTCGTTCGTGTTGCTGCGGATCACGGTGTAGGTCTTACCGGTCACGACGTTGTGCCTCTCGTCTCGGGGGGTGAGGACCGGCGCTGCTGTCCGTGAACCCGGTGGCAATGCACCGATGCCGCCCCGCAACCGGTGGGCCGGGATATGGGGTCGGCATGCGGAGCTGCCACTGCGCGTGTCGATCGTGACGCCGGTGCCGGCCCATCGCCCAGGCGGCCATCCCACCTTCGCGGACCGCGAACGTCTCCGCATCCGCTCGCGGTCCCGCCGAGCCTTCCGCCCCCCCGTACCCGCGCAAGCCAGCGGGCGGCGCCGGGTCGGGCCCTGCCGGGCGTGCCGTTCAGCCGACCGACGTGCTCCGTGCCGCCCTGCGCACCTCGCTGAGGGCGCGCTGCCTGATGTCGCCGAACAACTGCATCGTGACCGCTGCCAGGACGTCGGCCTCGCCGACGGTCCGCCGGTCCCCGCGACGGGTGGACACGGCCAGCAGGGGATCCTTCAGGAGCGGAGCCGGGTTTGGCTCACCCGGTGTCACCAGGCTCACCGACCCGAAACGCTTGACCCCGCCCTCGCGGACGACCATGGCCGCGTCCCGGGCCAGGTCCGTCATGAACACGCTCGCGATGCCGTCCAGGTCGCGGACCATCGCCGGGACCGCCGTCGCCCCCCGGCTCCGCAGCAGCTTCCGTACCCCGGCCTCGAACCGGTGGGCGCCGGCCACGG is a window from the Streptomyces zhihengii genome containing:
- a CDS encoding MbtH family NRPS accessory protein, translated to MTGKTYTVIRSNTNEHSVWPTDTPVPAGFDEVGVTGSQEHCESYVQKTHANPQATSPHPTPEDDNPR